The genome window ATAATTGTTGGTGTATGTGAGAAAGATTGCTCGCCTAGGGGAACACCAGTTGGAGAGGTTGGCTACCTGGAAGAATGGGCTGGCGTGCAATGGGAGGAGCTGTCCAAGGGGAAATAAATACCAGGACAATTGGGAAAATCAATATAGCGAATCAAAAGCACTGTAATCAAGCCACATTGTCGGTCTACATGAGCCAGATACGATGTAGTAAATCGCAAAGTTCTATGCATTTCTAGATCCTTGGATTGCTCTGCAATGACATGTCCGATTAAACGCCTAGTTTTTGTAACCCCCGCCATGCTACCATGTGAGCCCTTCCTAACCCTTCCGCATCATCAATCGTAATGGCCGAATCCAATCAGATCAGATGGTGGGGGAAGTGCGCGAAAAATTCCTTGTGATCCGCTAAAACTCTCATCAAAAAGCTCAAACAGTGTCCTCCCACGACCGTCGGATTACCCTGGAGAACTGCTCGACGTTGACGTCCTCACggatctcagccttcttggcctcgttgtCAGGGTTTGAGGGAACCTTGACGCTGCCGTCACTCTCGACAGTCCAACCACAAACCTCGGTAACAAACTTCTTGGTGGCGTCCTCGTTGAGACCGAGCCATGACTCGAGATGGGTGATCTGGAGCTCACGGAAAGCCTGTGAGACGAGAAGGGCGATCCTGTGTCGAACGACGTCCTCAAAGTCAGGAATGTCGGCAATCAAATCGGCAACCATGTCGTCGTCGAGATCGGCCCAGAAACGGGAGTACTGAGCACCCTCGAGCTGACCGTTGAGAGATCGGAGCTTAGTGATAGCTTCGCCGAGGTCACCAGTGACAGCAGCGGAGGGGTTGATGAGGTGGAGAGCGAGAGAGAACTGTGCCGAGGGGAACTGGGTCATTGTCTTGACCAAGACGTTGGTGATCACCTCATCCTTGATACGGTCGGGGTTGAGCTGGTATCTTGAGGGAAGGAGTTAGCCTCGAGTAGAGCAGTGATGATAAGAAACAAGGGTTGGAGTAACTGGGCATTTCAGTTGCACTAAAGTTGACTTCAGGTGCGGCCAAGTTGAGAACAACCCGCCACACTAGTCAGGTAATAGGAAACGTTGACAAACGGTCATCATATAAGAGTCCCGGGGTGTGTTGTATATATAGAGTAGAACTACTCACAGTTTCAGCAGCGTTCGGTTGGCATTGCAGTCAGTGAACTTCTGCTCGCATTGGTCTTGGAGATAGGTCTCAAGGGCGCCGACAGCCTCGGGGTTGTATCGCTCGAGTCCGTTGATGATGGCCGTGATCTCGCTGGGCCTCTCAGGCGGATCTTCACCGTTCATTATGGCTGATTTATAGGGAGAGGAGGGGTCGTTATGAGGGGTGATGTTCTGGGGGAGAGGGAGGTTCGCGATGGTGGGGCAGAGCGAAGATTTCGATGGTTGTGTGAGTGAATCGCTTGTGCGTGCCGAAATAGTTTAGCGTTGACTGAGCGGGCTGGTTCCTGATTTTCAGAGCTCTTTGACTCGGTCACGTGCCCTCGCGCCAACGTCGTCATAGAGCTGCCGCGCTTATACTTGTTGATTAACAAGGACGCGAAGGGGCGTATTCCTCTATTTACATAAGCTTTGCGGTGGAATTATTTTGCCTCTCTGTTGGGATCATTCTGTTCTTTTGGTCGGTAGTCTGACTTAATGCAAATATGCCCAGTCCGACCAAGAAACGGAAGCTCAACAACGGCATcaaatcatcaacaccagcccGTGGTCTTGAGTACTTCTTTTCAAAGCAAAAGCAGAATGACACAGAGTCAAGTAAAAAGTCAAAGGCAGAAGAAAATGCTGAAGGTACATCAAGTGATGCTACTACAGAATTAACAGATGAAGAATTAGCTAGGAAGCTTCAGGCAGAATGGGACCAGGAAGTTGCAAAGAAGCCACAGAACACACTACAGGCACAGACACTTGAGCTCACGAGCAAACACAATGGGTCAGTCTCTCGAGATGAAAGTCCTAGTCCTGCAGGCCTAAAGCCGAAGCCCCCAGTCATTCTCCCAACGGCTCTCAGCAAGCCTGGCATACTCACCTCTACAAAACCTACTCTCAGTCTTCAGGCAGCAGGCATGGCTGAAGATACGACTACCACATCAATACCTCTCGATGAAACCCCCCTAATGTTCGACCCGTCTGAGTATCTGGACCAACTAAAGGAGCACTGGGCATCTGAAGGCGGCAATGCGTCATATGCCCTTCTCACCCGCTGCTTTATTCTCATCAACGGCACTACGAGCCGGATTAAGATTGTAGATACCCTCGTAAACTGTTTAAGAGTTCTTATTGAGGGAGACCCAGCGAGCCTACTACCAGCTGTATGTTAAATCCACATTCCTGGAACTTCTCTGACTCTCGCAGGTATGGCTGGCAACAAATGCGATTTCACCTCCTTATATCTCCATGGAACTCGGACTGGGTGGCTCAGCGATATCAAAAGCATTGCGCAACGTTTGTGGACTAGACAACCGAGCTTTAAAGGCCATTTACGACAAATATGGAGATGCGGGAGATGTGGCCTTTGAAGCCAAGAAAAAGCAGAGCTTCACTCTCAGAAAACCAAAACCTCTCACGATCAAGGGCGTCTATGAAATTTTGGTGAAGATTGCCAGCAGTCAAGGGCAGGGTAGTTCCGAAATGAAGCAAAGACTGGTGGACCGATTACTGCAGGACGCTCGGGGTGGTGAAGAGAGTCGATTCATCGTGCGGACACTTTCTCAGCATGTAAGCAAACCATGTCAATACTCGTTGTTACCATCTGACAGGCAATAGTTGCGTATTGGTGCTGTAAAAACAACGATGCTGATTGCTTTATCACGGGCCTTTTTGCTCTCACGCCCACCAGGGGCTGACTTTCCTCTAAAATCGGTATCTGATCTTGCAAAGCTCAAAAAAGAAGATTTGGCTGAAATTTGGGCGCGGGCTGAGGAGATAGTCAAGGCCTGCTTTGCGAGACGCCCAAACTACAACGACCTTGTGCCTGTTCTCCTAGAAATTGGGATTTCTGAGGAACTGCTAATACGATGTGGTCTCACCATGCATATACCGCTACGACCTATGCTCGGAAGCATCACCAGAGACTTGTCCGAGATGCTTACAAAACTACAGGGCCGAGACTTTGCGTGCGAGTTCAAGTACGACGGACAGAGAGCTCAAATACATTGCGATGAGAGTGGGAAAGTCAGCATCTTCTCGCGCCACTTGGAGGTCATGACAGACAAATATCCTGACTTGGTTGAGCTGATACCTAAGATACGCGGAGAGGGCGTTgatagcttcatcatggaagGTGAAGTTGTCGCAGTTGATCGTGAAACCGGCGAGCTCAAAAATTTCCAAACGCTCACAAACCGAGCGAGAAAAGAAGTCGACATCGGAAGTATCACTGTGGACGTTTGCATGTTTGCGTTCGACTTGATGTATTTGAACGGGCAGCCATTGCTAGATCGACCCTTTCGAGAACGAAGAGAACTTCTACGATCACTATTTACAGAAATACCGCATCACTTTACTTGGGTACAGAGCCTTGATGCTACATCTGCGGACTCCGAATCTGTTCTCGAGTTTTTCAAGGCTGCCACGGATATCAAATGCGAGGGTATCATGGTAAAAATCTTGGATAACTTACCCACAGTGCCATACACAGAAGAGGCAGATGATGGTGGGCCAGATGGGACCAACAAATTACTTACACCAATATCCAAGtccaaaggaaaaggaaaagcgAGAGGAAAGAATGATGAAAAGGGGGAGACCAAAACGAAAACAAGACGCAAACCTTTACTGGCTACCTACGAGCCAGACAAGCGACTTGATTCCTggctcaaagtcaagaaagATTATAACTCGAGCTTCGATACTCTCGACCTTATTCCTGTCGCCGGGTGGCATGGGCAAGGGCGTAAGGCGAAATGGTGGTCACCTATTCTCATGGCCTGCCGCAACGAAGAGACAGGGTCCCTGGAGGCAGTATGTAAATGCATGTCTGGATTTACGGACGCATTCTACAAGGCCAATCGACAATTTTATGACGATGGCGAAGAGAGCGGCGAACCCAAGAACACCAGAACTAAGCAGCCCGCCTTTGTCGAATATTCAGGCCCAAGACCAGATATCTGGTTTGAACCACAAGAAGTGTGGGAAATGGCATTTGCAGATATTACATTGAGTCCGACTTATACTGCAGCGATTGGTCTCGTGAGTAATGAGAGAGGCCTGAGTTTGAGATTTCCAAGATTTATGAAGAAACGGGGGGACAAGAGTCTTGAAGAGGCCAGCACCAACGATTTCTTGGCTGGCCTTTGGCGAAAACAAGAAGCCAAAACGGAAACCACAAAGAGTGAGACAGGGGTagaagcagaagaggcagaagaagccGATGATTGATCGAGTCTCAGCTACATATCAATCTTGATTTGTATTAATGAACAAAATGCCATGCTCTAATTATTCGAATAGCATCTTTGAATGTGTAACGACGAccatgatgatcttctccatcatttACCAGCATTCAACCTTTGCGCGATGAGACTGAAAACAGCGATTGATCCCATGAAAAGGACGGCGTTATAGAACTGCTTTCGATCAGTACGTGCCGCCGAGACAAACCGGAAGACGACCCACCGCTTTTCTGGAGACATCTCGTTCTTCGTCATCTGTTCGTGACTCGATAAAGAGTCGACGGAGGTTTGGCAGCGCCTGTTATTTCTTAGATCTCGTTACCCTACGCGAACAAAGACAGCATTCTTCACCATGGGCTTGGCCGATTTCGCGAGGACTCTTATTCCAAGGATCACAGACAACAGTATGACTTCATCGAGAATAGgtattctcttttcttcgtgGCTGTGATTGATACCCCCAAGACTCGCGATGATATAGGTTAAGATCCAGTTCAACAAGAGCTGATAGAGGGTGACAAAGCCTGGGCAACGTATTTGCGTTGAAGGTGGCCAAAAATACATAGGTAAATAAATTGTTAACCATTGAAGCCACGCTACACGCGAACGGCAATCAGGCGAGAGTTTGGAGTTAGGGGGTGGCCTAGCCTCGATCCACTAACTGGAGCTTACAGGGTCGCTGTAAAACGCCCCCTTTGGTGGTTTGGGCTCCATGCGACTCAGTGGCCTAGAGGCTAGACCTATCTTCGTGGCCTTGGCATATTTGGTAACAGTTACATCTGCCTTGTCCATACATTAGTACCTAGATTGATCAACTCCCTTTCCGATTATCTCGACTCCGTCGCCTATCTTAAACGCATCCTCCGATACGCGATAATATCGGTGGATGCAGGCTTCGACACTTGAGGACAAGTAGCTTGTACTCGGCCTGACCAATTCGACTAACTTAGACTGTCACCGCCGTCTTCGACGACCCAATCTCTCGTTCCTCTCCAACCTTCGAACTCCTGCCCCGTGCCCCTCCAAAAACCTCGACGATGGCGGTAAATCGCATTCGCGGCGCCTTCGCCGTGCCTCGAAAGGGCGAAACCTTTGAGCTGCGCGCTGGCTTGGTTTCTCAGTATGCGTACGAGCGCAAGGAGTCGATTCAGAAgaccatcatggccatgacGTTGGGCAAGGATGTGTCGGCACTCTTCCCAGATGTGCTCAAGAACATTGCGACCGGCGACCTTgatcagaagaagcttgtatACCTCTACCTGATGTACGTGGAAGTTGAATAGCGGCTGGAGCTGTCCTCCCTAGTTCTATAGCTGCCAGCTGTTCGTGGGGTAAGATGAAGAGCTGACCCGATGGCCAGGAACTACGCCAAATCGCATCCCGACCTTTGCATTCTCGCCGTTAATACATTTGTGCAAGACTCCGAAGATCCAAATCCGCTGATACGAGCACTGGCAATCCGAACAATGGGATGCATCAGAGTGGACAAAATGGTGGATTATATGGAAGAGCCCCTGAGGAAGACGCTGCGGGACGAATCACCGTACGTGCGCAAGACAGCTGCCATCTGCGTCGCCAAACTCTTCGACCTCAACCCTCAGATGTGCATCGAGAACGGCTTTCTGGAGGCCCTTCAGGAGTTGATCGGTGATCCCAACCCCATGGTTGTCGCCAACTCAGTGACCGCCTTGTCTGAGATTACCGAGACGGC of Fusarium musae strain F31 chromosome 5, whole genome shotgun sequence contains these proteins:
- a CDS encoding hypothetical protein (EggNog:ENOG41), which codes for MNGEDPPERPSEITAIINGLERYNPEAVGALETYLQDQCEQKFTDCNANRTLLKLYQLNPDRIKDEVITNVLVKTMTQFPSAQFSLALHLINPSAAVTGDLGEAITKLRSLNGQLEGAQYSRFWADLDDDMVADLIADIPDFEDVVRHRIALLVSQAFRELQITHLESWLGLNEDATKKFVTEVCGWTVESDGSVKVPSNPDNEAKKAEIREDVNVEQFSRVIRRSWEDTV
- a CDS encoding hypothetical protein (EggNog:ENOG41): MPSPTKKRKLNNGIKSSTPARGLEYFFSKQKQNDTESSKKSKAEENAEGTSSDATTELTDEELARKLQAEWDQEVAKKPQNTLQAQTLELTSKHNGSVSRDESPSPAGLKPKPPVILPTALSKPGILTSTKPTLSLQAAGMAEDTTTTSIPLDETPLMFDPSEYLDQLKEHWASEGGNASYALLTRCFILINGTTSRIKIVDTLVNCLRVLIEGDPASLLPAVWLATNAISPPYISMELGLGGSAISKALRNVCGLDNRALKAIYDKYGDAGDVAFEAKKKQSFTLRKPKPLTIKGVYEILVKIASSQGQGSSEMKQRLVDRLLQDARGGEESRFIVRTLSQHLRIGAVKTTMLIALSRAFLLSRPPGADFPLKSVSDLAKLKKEDLAEIWARAEEIVKACFARRPNYNDLVPVLLEIGISEELLIRCGLTMHIPLRPMLGSITRDLSEMLTKLQGRDFACEFKYDGQRAQIHCDESGKVSIFSRHLEVMTDKYPDLVELIPKIRGEGVDSFIMEGEVVAVDRETGELKNFQTLTNRARKEVDIGSITVDVCMFAFDLMYLNGQPLLDRPFRERRELLRSLFTEIPHHFTWVQSLDATSADSESVLEFFKAATDIKCEGIMVKILDNLPTVPYTEEADDGGPDGTNKLLTPISKSKGKGKARGKNDEKGETKTKTRRKPLLATYEPDKRLDSWLKVKKDYNSSFDTLDLIPVAGWHGQGRKAKWWSPILMACRNEETGSLEAVCKCMSGFTDAFYKANRQFYDDGEESGEPKNTRTKQPAFVEYSGPRPDIWFEPQEVWEMAFADITLSPTYTAAIGLVSNERGLSLRFPRFMKKRGDKSLEEASTNDFLAGLWRKQEAKTETTKSETGVEAEEAEEADD